The Oceanimonas doudoroffii sequence AGCATGTGGTTGCGGTTGAACAGCAGGTGGTGAGCGGTAATGGTGGCGGCCACATTGTCGCCGGCCTGCTCTACAAAGTGCACAGCATGCTCGGTGGTGATGTGTTCCAGTACGATCTTGAGGTCGGGAAAGTCGCGCACCACGTCGGGCAGCACGGTTTCCAGAAACACTTTTTCACGGTCGAAGATATCGATGCGGGAGTCGGTGACTTCGCCGTGCACCAGCAGCAGGGTGCCGGTCTCCTGCATGGCTTCCAGCACCGGATAGATGTTTTTCACATCGGTCACGCCGGAGTCGGAGTTGGTGGTGGCGCCGGCCGGATACAGTTTGCAGGCCACAATGTCACCGCTGGCACGGCCCTTGCGAATTTCCTCGGCTTGAGTGTTGTCGGTGAGATACAGGCTCATCACCGGCTCAAACCGGCTGCCTTCGGGGCGCACCGCCAGAATGCGCTCGCGGTATTCCTTTGCCAGCTCGGTGGTGGTCACGGGGGGCACCAGGTTGGGCATCACAAGGGCGCGGCCCAGATAGCGGCTGGCGTCGCGAACGGTGTCTTTCAGTTGCTCACCGTCGCGCAGGTGCAGGTGCCAGTCGTCGGGGCGGGTAATGGTCAGTGTGGTCATAGTCGGCTCGGCGTTATCCATTGCTTTCGAGGCCTTTATTATCCACCCACGGGCCTTTTTCACCAAACTTCTGAAAATGTGAGGGGTGAGGCGTGAAGGGAGAGGTGAAAAACAGACGGCCTGGTAAGGAGTTTTTTCTCCTCACGCCTTCCCCCTCACGCCTCTCGCTCTTGGGCGCAGGGGTATGTTATGGTCTTTGCCGAGACACGGGGTGTCCTGCAATGCAGGGCTGAGATAACACCCGTTGAACCTGATCCAGTTCATACTGGCGAAGGGATGTCAGCCTGCCGGCCTTGCGCCATTGCTGCCTCATCATGCCTTCGCCTCAGCTTCGAGGTAGAGAATGCAAACATCCATTCCGTTAAACGAACAACTGGTGCTGGTCACCGGCGGGGCCCGTGGCCTGGGCGAACATCTGGTGCGCGCCTTTTTGCGCGAAGGTGCCAGGGTGGTGATCAACTACCTGAGCAGCGCCGACGCGGCGCAAGCACTGGCGGCCGAGGCGCCGCAGCAAGCCCTGGCCATTCAGGCCGACGTGACCGATGCCGCCGCGGTGCAGGCCATGTTTGATCAGGCCGAGGCCCATTTCGGTAGCCCGGTGACCACGGTTATCAACAACGCCCTGCCGGCGTTTTCCTTTAATGGCGACGCCCGCACTCACGCCCAGGAGCTGGCCTGGGAGCACCTGAATCAGCAGCTGGAAGGCGTGGTGGGCGGTGCCATCAACACCACCCGCGCGGCCCTGGCCGGCATGCGTAAAACCGGCTTTGGCCGTATCGTCAACGTGGGCACCAACCTGTTCCAGAACCCGGTGGTGCCCTATCACGACTACACCGCCGCCAAGGCCGCGCTGCTGTCGCTGACCCGCACCCTGTCTCAGGATCTGGGCCCCGACGGCATTACCGTCAACATGGTCTCCGGCGGCCTGTTGCGCACCACAGATGCCTCTGCCGCCACCCCGGAAGCGGTGTTTGACTACATTGCCGCCAATACCCCGCTGCGCCGAGTGACCACGCCGGCGGAATTTGCCGACGCGACCCTGTTCTTTGCCTCGCCCTGGTCGCGTTCGGTGACCGGCCAGAACCTGGTGGTGGACGGCGGCCTGGTGAAAAACTGATGAACATGAATCAACGCATGATGCACCTGAACCTGTTTCTGTTCGGCTGTGGCCATCACAGGGCGGCCTGGCGTCATCCCAACTCGGCGGTAGAGCAGCTGGGTGACATTCGCTATTACGAGCGGCTGGCGCAAACCGCCGAGCGGGGCAAGTTGGACGCGGTGTTCTTTGCCGACGGCCAGTCTACCGGCAATGTGGCGGACGGCAGCTACTGGTTTCTGGAGCCGCTCACCGCCATGGCGGCCATGAGCCGGGCCACGGACCGCATCGGTTTTATCAGCACGGTGTCGAGCACCTTTTTCACGCCGTTTCACGCCGCCCGCATGATGGCCTCGCTGGATCATATCTCCAACGGCCGCATGGGCTGGAACGTGGTGACCTCCATGTTTGACGTGGAAGCCCGTAACCACGGTTACGAGACCATGCCGGCCCACGCCGAGCGTTATCGCCGGGCCGAGGAATTTGTGAATGCGGTGCTCAAGCTGTGGGACTCCTGGCAGCAAGACGCCCTGGTGATGGATCGTGCCGGCCATTATGCCGACCCCGACAAGGTGAATCCCATCAATCACCTGGGCGAGTTCTTTCTGGTGGACGGCCCGCTCAATGTGCCGCGCCCGCCTCAGGGGCATCCGGTGCTGTTTCAGGCCGGTGCCTCCGAGCAGGGCCGTACCCTGGCGGCCCAGTGTGCCGAAGCCATTTACGCCGTGGCCTATGATCTGCCGGCGGCCCAGGACTATTACCGCGACATCAAGCGCCGAGTGAAGGACGCCGGCCGCAATGTGAACGTGCCCATCATGCCCGGGCTGGTGACCTATGTGGCCTCTACCGAGGCCGAAGCCAAGGCCAAGCAACGGGAGCTGGACGAGCTGCTGCCCGCCGATGCCTCCCTGCGTCAGCTCGGAACCTATGTGGGCCAGGACTGCTCCGGCTGGGAGCTGGATGCACCGGTGCCGGCGCTGCCGTCTTTAGAGGTGTTTACCGGTCCCAAGGGGCGTTACGCCACCGTGCTGCGCATTATCGAGACCGAGCAGCCCACGGTGCGCCAGCTGCTGGGACGGCTCGCCGCCGGTGGCGGCCACTGCACCATGGTGGGCACGCCCGAGTCGATTGCCGATCGCATGGAGCAGTGGTTCCGCAACGAAGGCGCCGACGGCTTTAACCTGATGCCGCCGTCACTGCCCGCCGGCATCGAGGACTTTGTGGATCAGGTGGTGCCCGAGCTGCAACGGCGCGGCCTGTTCCGCACCGAGTATGAAGGCAGCACCTTGCGGGAGCATTTGGGGCTGGCGAATCCGTAAGGCGGTTCGTCGTTCGTCACCCCGCGAAACCCCAAAATCGTCACCCCCGCGAGGGCGGGGGTCTATTTTGCAGGTTATGGTGCAACCCGCCATGGACTCCGGCCTTCGCCGGAGTGACGATGGGGGCTCACCCGCCCGGTGGGGTCAGCCGTTGCTCCAGGCGGCGAAGCAGGGCGTCGAGCACCATGGCCATCAGCGCCACCATCATCCCCCCCTGCAGCACAAAGGCCAGATTGTCGGTCAGCAGGCCGGCAATGATTACTTCGCCAAAGCCCTTGGCCGCCACCGTGGAACCGATGGTGGCGGTGCCGATGCTGATGATCAGTGAAATGCGAATGCCCGCCACCAGCGTGGGCAGGGCCAGGGGCAGCTCCACCCGCCACAATTGCTGCAAGGGGGTCATGCCCATGCCTCTGGCCGCCTCGCGCACGCTGGGGGGAATTTGCTGCAGGCCGGTGACCGCATTCTCAAAAATCGGCAGCATGCCGTACAGCAGTAACGCCACCAGGGTGGGCATCAGCCCAAACCCCAGTGCTGGCACCGCCAGCGCCAGCACCGCCACCGGCGGAAAGGTCTGGCCCAGGTTGGCCACGGCCCGGGCCAGGGGAAAGAAGGCTCGCCCCCAGGGCCGGGTGACGGCCACGGCGGCACTCAGTGCCAGCAGGGTGGCGGCGCCAATGGCGGTAAACACCGCCAGCATATGCCAGCCCAGCAGGCTGGCAAAGCTGTCCCGGGCGTAGATGGCCGGAGCGGGCTCATCCACCAGCGGGCGAAACAGCGGGGTTAGTGCCTCCATGTTGAGGGTAAGCAGCGTCAGCAGCAGCGCCGGCACCAGCCAGCCAAGGGCCTGGCTCATGCGCCGGCCCCCCGTTTCAGTAGCGCACTCAGGGTCGCTTCGCCCACGGGCTCGCCGGCGTCATTGACCACGGTCAGCCGGTCGGCGCCCTGCCAGAGCAGCTCGGCCATGGCATCCCGCAGGCTGGTGCCGGCCGCCATGACAGGATCGACGGGCTGCGTGACCGGCGTCATGATATCGGCCAGGGTTTGGGTGGCCAGCAGCCGCAGGGCCCTGTCCTGACCGCCCACCAGGCTCTGCACAAAGCCCGGCTTGGGATTGCGCAGCAGTGCCTCCGGAGAGTCCATCTGCAGCATCTCGCCCTTGTCCATCACCGCAATCACATCGGCCATTTTAATGGCCTCTTCCAGATCGTGGGTCACCATGATGATGGTGATGCCCAGCAGTCGTTGTATATGCAGCAGCTCGTCCTGCAGGTGCTCCCGCGTGAGCGGATCCAGGGCACCAAAGGGTTCGTCCATCAGCAGCAGCTCGGGCCGCGCCGCCAGGGCCCGGGCCACGCCCACCCGTTGTTGCTCGCCGCCGGAAAGCTGATGGGGGTATTTGCCGGCAAAGGTGGCGGGGTCGAGCCGGAACAGGGTCAGCAGCTCGCTTACCCGGGCGTCGATGTCGGTTTTGCTCCAGCCCAGCAGGCGCGGCACGGTGGCGATGTTGCGGGCGATGGTCTGATGCGGAAACAGCCCCACTCCCTGAATGGCGTAACCAATGCGCCGGCGCAGCTGCTCGGCGGGAACCGTGGTGACGTTTTGCCCCTGAATAAAGATCTCGCCTTCGCTGGGTTCAATCAGCCGGTTGAGCATGCGCAGCGTGGTTGATTTGCCGCAGCCGGAGGTGCCTACCAGGGCGCAGACCTTGCCGCCGTCTACTCGGAACGACAGGTCGTTTACCGCAAGCTGGGTGTCAAAGCGCTTGCTCAGGTTTTTTACTTCAATCATTCGCGAAAGCCTTGTTGCAGGGCGATCAGGGTATCGATAAGCATGGCGAACAAAAACGCCAGCAGCAGGGTGGGCAGGGCGCCGAGGATCACCAGGTCGGTGGCGGTTTGCCCCAGTCCCTGAAAGATGTAGGTGCCATAGCCGCCACCGCCCACCAGGGCCGCCACCGCCACTAGGCCGATATTAAGGGTGACCACCACCCGCAGGCCGCTCAGGATCACCGGCAGCGCCAGCGGAAATTCCACCTGCCACAGCCGCTGGCGCCGGCTCATGCCCATGGCGGTGGCCGCCTCGCGCACGGGCGGGCTGACCCGGTCAAAACCCAGCGCCGTATTGCTGACGATCGGCAACAGTGAATACAGAAACAGGGCAATCACCGCCGGCGCCGCGCCGATGCCGCGAATGCCAAGCTCACCCAGCCAGGGGTATGCGGTCGCCAGCAGGCTCAGCGGCACCATCAGCAGGCCAAACATGGCGAGGCTGGGCACGGTCTGCAAAATATTGAGCACCGGAAACAGCGCCGCCCGTAGTCCCGGCGAGCGATGGCAGGCGATTCCGAGCGGAATGCCCGCCAGCACCGCGGGAATAATACTGCCCAGTGCCAGCTGCAGGTGGCGTAAACCCTGTTGCCAGAAGTCGCTGCGGTTGTGAAACTCCCTGAGCAACGACAGATCGTCGCAGCCACCCGAAGCCAGTAGGGCCAGCACCGCACCGGTAAGGACAGCCACCAGCGCCAACCGGGCCGAGGGCCCGAGTTTCAGTCGCAGGGCGGTGTCGGTAATCAGCAGGCTCAGCCAGAACATGCCCAGCCAGAAACCCGCCCCCAGGGAGACCCGGGCCAGGGGGCCGGCATTATCCAGCAAGGCGCTGGCGGTATGACCGGCGCTGTACAGCAGCAGGGGCAGGGCGGCGGCAGTAAGCGTCAGTCGCAGGGGGAGGGCGCGGTTAAACAGGCATAACGGCAGCAACAGCAGCGGCCATAATCCGGTGACGCCGGCGGCGCTCAGCAGCCCCAGGGCCTCGCCGGGCAAAATGCGGTTGGGTTGCAGGCCGACAAAAGGCAGTGCCAGCAGGCTGGCCACCAGCGCCGTGGCCAGCAGGCCACCGACCTTGTCGGGTTTGGGTAAGGTCAAACATACTCCTTAATGGCTGAATGCCGTCACCCCCGCGAAGGCGGGGGTCCATGTAGCAAACGGCGCTGTGTTTATGTAGTCGCCGCTTTAGTGCCGTAGGTTGCGAATGAGCGTAGCTAATTCCAACATTCCGCAGCTGGCTTCACGTTGCGATTCGCTGCGCTCATCGGCAACCTACGCCCTGAATGCTCATTCCCATGATACTCCCTCAGTCCTGGGTCAGTCCGGCCAGGTAGTCGGCGGCCACCGCCTCGGCGCTTTCACCGCCGATGGCGATGCGGCTGTTGAGCTGTTGCAGGGTTTTTATATCCAAAGACTGAAACACCGGCTCGAGAATGCCGGCGATTTCCGGGTGTGCCTCAAGTATGCTCGCCCGCACGATGGGGGCGGGGGCGTATACCGGCTGCACCCCCTTGTCGTCGTCCATCACCACCAACCCCACGGAAGCGATGGCGCCGTCGGTGCCATAGACCATGGCGGCGTTGGTGTCGTCGGTTTGCAGGGCGGCGGCCTTGATGGTGGCGGCGGTGTTGCCACCGGAGAGCACCAGCAACTGGCTGTCGCTCAGCGCAAAGCCATAGGTCTGCTGAAAGGCGGGCAGCACGGCGGGGCTCGACACAAACTCGGCGGATGCCGCCAGCTTGAGCTCGCCGCCTTCGCTGACATAGCGGCCAAAGTCAGACATGGTGACCAGGGCGTTGGCATCGGCGATTTCCTGGCGCACGGCAATGGCCCAGGTGTTGTTGGCGTTGGCCGGGGCCAGCCACACCAACTGGTGGGCGTCAAAATCCAGCTGTTTGGCGAGGGCGTAGCCATCGTCAAAACGTTTCCAGGCGTCGCTGTCTTCTTGTTGGTGAAAAAAGGCGGCGTTGCCGGTGTATTCCGGATAGATGTCGATTTCACCGGCGATAATGGCCTTGCGCACTATGGGGGTGCCACCCAGCTGGCTGCGGTTTTCCACTTCCAGCCCGGCGTTGTTCAGGGCCTGGTAAATCAGGTTGCCGAGCAGGCCGCCTTCGGTGTCAATTTTGGAAGAGACCACAATGGGATCTGCCGCCATGGCCGGCAGGGCAAGGGCGGCAGACAGGGTAAACATGGCCGAAGCCAGCAGCGTTTTCATGGAGCGAATCCTCGTTCGGCAAAATTCGGGGGTACCTAGTTTAAGGGTACCCCATGGCATATCTCATCTGAACCCTATTCAGGTGCTTTTGGTGTTTTACCGGGCTCCTTGTCGGCTTGTCTGGCTTTCATTAACTGTAGCGGTCGCCACAGGCCACCGCGGGTAAAGCCCTGCCATCCCCAGCGCAGCCAGCCCAGCAAGGCAAAGGCCAGCCACAGCGCCCACCCCAGCATCAGCAGCCGGTAGACCAGCAGCGGCACCGACAGCACCCAGCCGGTAGGCAGGCTGCCGCCGCTGCGATCCTGATACCAGCTCAGGTGATTGCCATAAGAGCCGTTGCCGGCAATCTGCATGTCAGGCAGGCCCAGCAGCCCTTGCTGAATGGCGGTGAACAGATAGCCCAGCGCCACCAGAGTCAACAGTACCAGGCCTATTTGTGCCAGATTGAACCAGGCGCCGGCCTGCTGGTGTTGCCAGCGCTGGCGCAGCCCCAGGGCCACAAGCCAGAGCACCACGGTGGCGGCCATCCACAGCGGAATCTGAGTCAGCCCGAGGCCCAGCAGCAGCCAGTGATGAAAGCGCAGCGGCGTGAGCGGCAGCCGGGCCAGCCCCGCCGCCAGCAACAGGGTAATGGCCACCAGGCTCCAGAACAGCACCGCCGGCCCCAGCCGGGGGCCGCCGGCAAACAGCACCCAGCGATCCTGGCCCAGGGTCAGTTCAAGGCGGTGATTGACGCTGTCGACATTGAGCTGCCCCTGTGGCGTGGTAAACAAGGTGCCGATGCCCGGCGCTTGCCGCCAATGCACACGTACGTTTTGCGTGCCCGGTGATACCGGCAGGGTAAGCGTGCGCTCACTCAGGCGCAGCGGCAGGTTACGGCCATTAATGGCGACCGACTGCAGCTCGGCGCCTTCGGGCAATTGCAGGGTATGCAGTCCTCCCTGGCTGCTGCGCAGAATAAGCTCAAGGTGAGCATCGGTGGCGTGTTTGCCGGGCTGTACTCGAAGGGTGCTGGCGTCCAGGGTAAGGGTCTGGCCGGGCACGGCGGCGGGTCGGGTAATGGCCAGGGTAAGCCGCTCGCTGGGCCAGGGCCGCCACTCGGGCAGGGGGCTGCCCCGAGGATGCACCGAAGCCAGCCCTCGACTGCTGATATGCCAGATGGGGCTGGCATTCAGCCGCCAGGTTTCGGTCCAGCCTTGAGTGGCTGGTGCCTCAAGGGTGAGGGTGCCTGCGCGATCCAGCGCCGACTGCCAGCTCAGCTGGCGCTGGCCGGCGGCCAGGCTGATCTGTGCCTTGCCGTCTACCACCCTGATGCCGTCGGTAAGCACCGACTCACCGGGCAGCAGTGGTATGTCCAGGCGCAGGGCCTGCTCCAGCCCGTTCTGGCGAACCAGTTGGTAGTCTACCCGCCAGTCCAGCCCCAATTGCAGGGTGCGGCTCAGTTGGGCAAAGGCGGGCAGCGCCCCGGGTTTTAACCCTGTGTTATCCGGTCGGCCATCGGCGTCAAGGCGAGTGAGCTGCAGCCGGCCCTCGGGCACACCATTGTCGTTGAGGCCCTGTAACCGCCAGCCGTCCAGCCGAGCACTCACCCGCTTGGGGGGTAATGGCAGGGGCAACTGCAGCCGGCTCTGGGGCGGCAGCGGACCGCTCAGCTCGATGTGGTGAATGCCCGCCGGCAGTGGCAGATGCAATACACCTTCGGCGTTGCGCCACAAACCGCGCGCGGGCCTGTCGTTCAGTCGTACTCGCTGTGGCTGCCACGAATCCCGTTGCGCCGGCAGGGGGATGGCCATGCCGGTCTGAGTGTGAATCTCAAGGGCCAGGGTCAGCCACTGTGGTGTGGCGGTAAGCGTCATCTCGCTAGTGAGTGCACACTGGGGAAGGCATTCGGGAGGGGCCAGCAGGCGGGTTTTAAGCTCCGCCAGCAGCTCGGCAGGGGGAAATTCCGCCCTGGCCTGCTGGGGCAGCGCCAACAGCGGCAGCACCAGCAGGGCGGGCAGCCAGCTCCACAGTTTTTGTTGCCAATACAGGCCCTTGCCGCGGCCGACACTCACGCCCGCCATGCGCAGCACCAACAGGCACAGTAATGCCACTCGCAACAGGTTGAGCAGGGTGTTGATCGTGGGCGACAACAGCACCAGCCGCAGTTGTTGCTGAGGCGTGACCGAGCCGTTCCAGTCGAACTCCACGCTGCGCCACTGCCAGTCCGGCAGCCCCGGGCCGGTCTGCACCAGGGCATTCGGATCCAGCCGGGGAAGGGGCTCGCGAACGGGAGCATCCGCTAACGACATCATCTCATCGGCCACTGCTTCCGCCTCGGTTTTGGCCTGGCGCGGACTGCCGGCCACGGCGGCGGGCGCCACCGCACCCGGCCGTGCCAGCTGCGGATAGAGGGCGGTGCGCAGCTCGTCCACCATAAAGGGAACGGCAATAAGGGTAAGCACTGACAATGCCAGCAACCGGTAGCCTGCCACCCAGTGGCGCAGCCTGCCCACCGGCAGCACCTTGAGCAGGGCGCAGGCCGCCAGCAGATGTAGCCAGACCCAGCGCGGTGGTCCCAGCCCCGAAGGTTGATGCCAGATAAGCCCCAGGGTCAGCAGGGTGAGCAGGCCCCAGTGCCAGCCCCACAGCCGAAATGCCGCGACGGCGGCGATCAGCACCAGAAACAAGTCCAGCAGGGTCCAGCGTTGCAGCCAGGTATGGGGTGTGTTGTCCATGCCAAAGGCCGCCAGCAGACTCCAGCCCGGCGGCAGGTGCAGCCGGCTGCTCAAGCGTTGCACCGTGAGATCCCAGCCTACTGCCGGCAACGTGCCGGTGTGATGGCCGAGTCGGCTGTCGGCCATCAGGCTCAGTGTTCCCGGGCGCAGTTCAACACCGGGCTGGCCCTGCTCAAGCTCGGTCACCAGTCGGGGCTCGCCATTGACCGACACTCGCCCCAGGGCAAGGGGCGTGCTCAGCCGGGCGTGGTGGCCAAGGGTACCGGTGAATTCGTCCTGCAGGGTGTAGCCGCCACCGTCAAAGTCCAGCCACAGCTCCCGACGCAGGGCCAGCTGGGCAGGTTCGGATTCAGGGTTGCCCCGGCGCAGCACGCGAAAATTCATGGTGCTGCCCGGTATCATGCGAAAGGCGGGCAGTGACTGCCATTCGGGCGGCAGGCCGCTCTGGCTGGCATCCCTTGCCGGGGGGCCGGTGATCTCAGCCAGTCGTAATGTCGGGTAGGCCTGTACCGCCCAGACTTCCTCCTCGGGCCAGGGGGCGGGAATGACCGGCAATGTCAGGGCACCGACCTCGCCGGGATGCCGGCTGGCCAGTTGCAGTTGCCAGCGGCCCGGCCGTGCCTGTATGCGCAGGCGACCATCCGGCTCCAGCCGGGCGGGCAAGGGGCTGTTCAGCGTCAGCGGTATATGGTGCTCAAGCAGTGCCGGGCCCAGCAGTAACTCCCTGGGCTCCCCGGCCACGCTAAGCTCAATGCGAGTATTTACCCGCAGGGGAATGTCGTCGTCGATATGGCGGTATACGTTGATATCCAGGGTATTGGCCGCGGGCGTTTGGGCCAGATCGCGCCGCGCCGGCCACAGCCGGCCCCGTTGATCCAGCTCGGGGGCGGCAATGTCCCGGCCATTCAGGCTGAGTGCCAGCAGGCCGGTGCCGGCGTCCAGTTGCAGGCTG is a genomic window containing:
- the pyrC gene encoding dihydroorotase; the protein is MTTLTITRPDDWHLHLRDGEQLKDTVRDASRYLGRALVMPNLVPPVTTTELAKEYRERILAVRPEGSRFEPVMSLYLTDNTQAEEIRKGRASGDIVACKLYPAGATTNSDSGVTDVKNIYPVLEAMQETGTLLLVHGEVTDSRIDIFDREKVFLETVLPDVVRDFPDLKIVLEHITTEHAVHFVEQAGDNVAATITAHHLLFNRNHMLVGGIRPHYYCLPILKRNTHQAALVRAATSGSKKFFMGTDSAPHFQHRKEAACGCAGAYTSHAAVELYAEAFEEAGALDKLEAFTSFNGPDFYGLPRNEDTITLVKESWTVGETLPLGGDKLVPIRAGEEIGWMVK
- a CDS encoding 3-oxoacyl-ACP reductase, yielding MQTSIPLNEQLVLVTGGARGLGEHLVRAFLREGARVVINYLSSADAAQALAAEAPQQALAIQADVTDAAAVQAMFDQAEAHFGSPVTTVINNALPAFSFNGDARTHAQELAWEHLNQQLEGVVGGAINTTRAALAGMRKTGFGRIVNVGTNLFQNPVVPYHDYTAAKAALLSLTRTLSQDLGPDGITVNMVSGGLLRTTDASAATPEAVFDYIAANTPLRRVTTPAEFADATLFFASPWSRSVTGQNLVVDGGLVKN
- a CDS encoding LLM class flavin-dependent oxidoreductase, which encodes MNMNQRMMHLNLFLFGCGHHRAAWRHPNSAVEQLGDIRYYERLAQTAERGKLDAVFFADGQSTGNVADGSYWFLEPLTAMAAMSRATDRIGFISTVSSTFFTPFHAARMMASLDHISNGRMGWNVVTSMFDVEARNHGYETMPAHAERYRRAEEFVNAVLKLWDSWQQDALVMDRAGHYADPDKVNPINHLGEFFLVDGPLNVPRPPQGHPVLFQAGASEQGRTLAAQCAEAIYAVAYDLPAAQDYYRDIKRRVKDAGRNVNVPIMPGLVTYVASTEAEAKAKQRELDELLPADASLRQLGTYVGQDCSGWELDAPVPALPSLEVFTGPKGRYATVLRIIETEQPTVRQLLGRLAAGGGHCTMVGTPESIADRMEQWFRNEGADGFNLMPPSLPAGIEDFVDQVVPELQRRGLFRTEYEGSTLREHLGLANP
- a CDS encoding ABC transporter permease, with protein sequence MSQALGWLVPALLLTLLTLNMEALTPLFRPLVDEPAPAIYARDSFASLLGWHMLAVFTAIGAATLLALSAAVAVTRPWGRAFFPLARAVANLGQTFPPVAVLALAVPALGFGLMPTLVALLLYGMLPIFENAVTGLQQIPPSVREAARGMGMTPLQQLWRVELPLALPTLVAGIRISLIISIGTATIGSTVAAKGFGEVIIAGLLTDNLAFVLQGGMMVALMAMVLDALLRRLEQRLTPPGG
- a CDS encoding ABC transporter ATP-binding protein, whose translation is MIEVKNLSKRFDTQLAVNDLSFRVDGGKVCALVGTSGCGKSTTLRMLNRLIEPSEGEIFIQGQNVTTVPAEQLRRRIGYAIQGVGLFPHQTIARNIATVPRLLGWSKTDIDARVSELLTLFRLDPATFAGKYPHQLSGGEQQRVGVARALAARPELLLMDEPFGALDPLTREHLQDELLHIQRLLGITIIMVTHDLEEAIKMADVIAVMDKGEMLQMDSPEALLRNPKPGFVQSLVGGQDRALRLLATQTLADIMTPVTQPVDPVMAAGTSLRDAMAELLWQGADRLTVVNDAGEPVGEATLSALLKRGAGA
- a CDS encoding ABC transporter permease; this translates as MTLPKPDKVGGLLATALVASLLALPFVGLQPNRILPGEALGLLSAAGVTGLWPLLLLPLCLFNRALPLRLTLTAAALPLLLYSAGHTASALLDNAGPLARVSLGAGFWLGMFWLSLLITDTALRLKLGPSARLALVAVLTGAVLALLASGGCDDLSLLREFHNRSDFWQQGLRHLQLALGSIIPAVLAGIPLGIACHRSPGLRAALFPVLNILQTVPSLAMFGLLMVPLSLLATAYPWLGELGIRGIGAAPAVIALFLYSLLPIVSNTALGFDRVSPPVREAATAMGMSRRQRLWQVEFPLALPVILSGLRVVVTLNIGLVAVAALVGGGGYGTYIFQGLGQTATDLVILGALPTLLLAFLFAMLIDTLIALQQGFRE
- the osmF gene encoding glycine betaine ABC transporter substrate-binding protein OsmF produces the protein MKTLLASAMFTLSAALALPAMAADPIVVSSKIDTEGGLLGNLIYQALNNAGLEVENRSQLGGTPIVRKAIIAGEIDIYPEYTGNAAFFHQQEDSDAWKRFDDGYALAKQLDFDAHQLVWLAPANANNTWAIAVRQEIADANALVTMSDFGRYVSEGGELKLAASAEFVSSPAVLPAFQQTYGFALSDSQLLVLSGGNTAATIKAAALQTDDTNAAMVYGTDGAIASVGLVVMDDDKGVQPVYAPAPIVRASILEAHPEIAGILEPVFQSLDIKTLQQLNSRIAIGGESAEAVAADYLAGLTQD